One genomic window of Pocillopora verrucosa isolate sample1 chromosome 8, ASM3666991v2, whole genome shotgun sequence includes the following:
- the LOC131796725 gene encoding uncharacterized protein isoform X2 yields MNVKMGPNFHLALFFAVYVARCSLFIDALRQGCSDALGMESNKIKDFQISSHTFSPGWLPEHGRLNNNNGAWCSANNDKTSEYFEIDLLRVRHVSAIGTQGVQTWNYLSYYVKTYVIKYSYDGRAWLTYKDTDDGPDKSFIGNSNANSVKLNNLRDTFVTRYLRIYPKDYKYDMCLRVEVYGCSDQADDCSNFSTNPSGSIASPGFPISYPSNKNCVWIISAPTGKNMVLMFTQFDMRRSSNPPGCKEDFVEVQDGLTDLSPRIGGKFCNGNTSMLTITTTSTVRVNFHSGNTNAAQKGFQINYLAITPGSGNIHAEKACDGDVLALNCSGYQYTIKILHATYGSFPHSCGQQLSSQSCPTLDVKSKVVTMCQDSKECDITIKKALFDYSCSNGPENHQLQIFYQCTSTNIRTPAPSTITSKPTQVTSSAPSIPPTKMMSSGPSAKPTQMTFSAPSSAQPTKVLSANSFTKPTTKSSSEKPVLYPGESDKITLPTEKVELEDPGVTGKRAERVGGLQMKVMAVVIAVAIIVIAGMVAVFIILKKRSRKERGSPLPTITFTSDKEYATPANGTKKRFPRDSKANPYETVNILYRSSDSSENSTIGEKEVSSSDSCPVDQDRDSPKITENPLYIGFSPPVKSTAAVGYQLIKPPNGAAQSHYSLPVKKTPKVTSIENPNYEKTLPVTNHEYAKPEIKTDTNC; encoded by the exons ATGAATGTCAAGATGGGTCCGAATTTTCACCTCGCGCTCTTCTTCGCAGTTTACGTGGCCCGTTGTTCCCTTTTCATCGACGCATTGCGCCAAG GTTGCTCAGATGCTCTTGGTATGGAaagcaacaaaataaaagatttcCAGATAAGCAGTCACACATTTTCTCCTGGCTGGCTTCCTGAGCATGGTAGATTGAACAATAATAATGGAGCTTGGTGCAGTGCAAACAATGATAAAACATCTGAGTACTTTGAGATAGACCTGCTGAGGGTCAGACATGTTTCAGCCATTGGTACACAAGGAGTACAAACTTGGAATTACTTGAGCTACTACGTTAAGACATATGTGATTAAGTACAGCTATGATGGAAGGGCGTGGTTAACTTACAAAGACACTGATGATGGTCCTGACAAG TCATTCATTGGAAACTCAAATGCCAACAGTGTGAAACTGAACAACTTGAGAGATACATTTGTGACGAGATACCTCAGGATATACCCGAAGGATTATAAATATGATATGTGTCTTCGAGTTGAAGTATATGGCTGCAGTGATCAAGCTG atgatTGTTCAAACTTTTCAACAAATCCTTCCGGCTCCATTGCAAGTCCAGGCTTTCCAATCAGTTACCCCTCCAACAAAAACTGTGTATGGATTATTTCAGCTCCAACAGGAAAAAACATGGTACTAATGTTTACACAGTTTGACATGAGACGAAGTTCAAATCCACCAGGCTGTAAAGAAGATTTTGTAGAAGTTCAGGATGGTCTCACTGATTTATCTCCTCGCATTGGTGGAAAATTTTGTAATGGAAATACATCCATGCTAACAATTACTACAACAAGTACAGTCAGAGTGAATTTTCATTCCGGCAACACCAATGCTGCCCAGAAAGGATTTCAGATTAATTACCTTGCCATAACACCAG GTTCAGGCAACATACATGCTGAAAAGGCTTGCGATGGAGATGTTTTGGCACTGAACTGTTCAGGATATCAATACACAATAAAAATCCTCCATGCCACATATGGTTCTTTTCCACACAGTTGTGGGCAGCAGTTGTCATCTCAATCTTGCCCAACTTTAGATGTTAAGAGTAAAGTTGTGACAATGTGCCAGGATTCCAAGGAATGTGACATCACCATTAAAAAAGCTCTTTTTGATTACAGTTGTTCCAATGGCCCTGAAAACCATCAACTGCAAATTTTCTATCAGTGTACAAGTACAAACATTAGAA cccCAGCCCCTTCCACAATAACCTCCAAGCCAACACAAGTGACGTCTTCAGCACCATCCATCCCGCCAACAAAAATGATGTCTTCAGGACCATCTGCCAAACCAACACAAATGACTTTTTCAGCACCATCCAGTGCTCAACCCACCAAAGTTCTATCCGCAAATTCATTCACTAAACCAACCACTAAATCATCTTCAGAAAAACCAGTGCTGTATCCTGGTGAATCGGACAAAATTACACTTCCAACAGAAAAAGTAGAATTAGAAGATCCAGGAGTAACTGGAAAAAGAGCTGAGAGAGTAGGAGGATTGCAAATGAAAGTAATGGCTGTAGTTATTGCAGTTGCTATAATAGTCATTGCAGGGATGGTTGCTGTGTTTATCATTCTAAAGAAACG CTCGCGGAAAGAAAGAGGAAGCCCTCTTCCAACAATCACTTTCACATCTGATAAAGAATATGCCACTCCAGCAAATGGcaccaaaaaaag GTTTCCTCGTGATTCGAAAGCCAATCCATATGAAACTGTAAATATCCTTTATCGAAG ttCGGATAGCTCCGAGAACTCTACCATTGGTGAAAAAGAAGTTTCCTCAAGTGACAG CTGTCCCGTGGATCAGGATCGGGACTCTCCTAAGATAACTGAAAATCCCCTTTACATCGG tttttctCCGCCAGTCAAAAGCACTGCTGCAGTAGGATACCAATT GATTAAACCACCGAACGGGGCTGCACAGAGTCATTACAG CCTTCCAGTTAAAAAGACTCCAAAAGTGACATCCATCGAAAATCCCAACTACGAGAAGACGTTACCAGTAACG
- the LOC131796725 gene encoding uncharacterized protein isoform X1 translates to MNVKMGPNFHLALFFAVYVARCSLFIDALRQGCSDALGMESNKIKDFQISSHTFSPGWLPEHGRLNNNNGAWCSANNDKTSEYFEIDLLRVRHVSAIGTQGVQTWNYLSYYVKTYVIKYSYDGRAWLTYKDTDDGPDKSFIGNSNANSVKLNNLRDTFVTRYLRIYPKDYKYDMCLRVEVYGCSDQADDCSNFSTNPSGSIASPGFPISYPSNKNCVWIISAPTGKNMVLMFTQFDMRRSSNPPGCKEDFVEVQDGLTDLSPRIGGKFCNGNTSMLTITTTSTVRVNFHSGNTNAAQKGFQINYLAITPGSGNIHAEKACDGDVLALNCSGYQYTIKILHATYGSFPHSCGQQLSSQSCPTLDVKSKVVTMCQDSKECDITIKKALFDYSCSNGPENHQLQIFYQCTSTNIRTPAPSTITSKPTQVTSSAPSIPPTKMMSSGPSAKPTQMTFSAPSSAQPTKVLSANSFTKPTTKSSSEKPVLYPGESDKITLPTEKVELEDPGVTGKRAERVGGLQMKVMAVVIAVAIIVIAGMVAVFIILKKRSRKERGSPLPTITFTSDKEYATPANGTKKRFPRDSKANPYETVNILYRSSDSSENSTIGEKEVSSSDSCPVDQDRDSPKITENPLYIGFSPPVKSTAAVGYQLIKPPNGAAQSHYSLPVKKTPKVTSIENPNYEKTLPVTQNHEYAKPEIKTDTNC, encoded by the exons ATGAATGTCAAGATGGGTCCGAATTTTCACCTCGCGCTCTTCTTCGCAGTTTACGTGGCCCGTTGTTCCCTTTTCATCGACGCATTGCGCCAAG GTTGCTCAGATGCTCTTGGTATGGAaagcaacaaaataaaagatttcCAGATAAGCAGTCACACATTTTCTCCTGGCTGGCTTCCTGAGCATGGTAGATTGAACAATAATAATGGAGCTTGGTGCAGTGCAAACAATGATAAAACATCTGAGTACTTTGAGATAGACCTGCTGAGGGTCAGACATGTTTCAGCCATTGGTACACAAGGAGTACAAACTTGGAATTACTTGAGCTACTACGTTAAGACATATGTGATTAAGTACAGCTATGATGGAAGGGCGTGGTTAACTTACAAAGACACTGATGATGGTCCTGACAAG TCATTCATTGGAAACTCAAATGCCAACAGTGTGAAACTGAACAACTTGAGAGATACATTTGTGACGAGATACCTCAGGATATACCCGAAGGATTATAAATATGATATGTGTCTTCGAGTTGAAGTATATGGCTGCAGTGATCAAGCTG atgatTGTTCAAACTTTTCAACAAATCCTTCCGGCTCCATTGCAAGTCCAGGCTTTCCAATCAGTTACCCCTCCAACAAAAACTGTGTATGGATTATTTCAGCTCCAACAGGAAAAAACATGGTACTAATGTTTACACAGTTTGACATGAGACGAAGTTCAAATCCACCAGGCTGTAAAGAAGATTTTGTAGAAGTTCAGGATGGTCTCACTGATTTATCTCCTCGCATTGGTGGAAAATTTTGTAATGGAAATACATCCATGCTAACAATTACTACAACAAGTACAGTCAGAGTGAATTTTCATTCCGGCAACACCAATGCTGCCCAGAAAGGATTTCAGATTAATTACCTTGCCATAACACCAG GTTCAGGCAACATACATGCTGAAAAGGCTTGCGATGGAGATGTTTTGGCACTGAACTGTTCAGGATATCAATACACAATAAAAATCCTCCATGCCACATATGGTTCTTTTCCACACAGTTGTGGGCAGCAGTTGTCATCTCAATCTTGCCCAACTTTAGATGTTAAGAGTAAAGTTGTGACAATGTGCCAGGATTCCAAGGAATGTGACATCACCATTAAAAAAGCTCTTTTTGATTACAGTTGTTCCAATGGCCCTGAAAACCATCAACTGCAAATTTTCTATCAGTGTACAAGTACAAACATTAGAA cccCAGCCCCTTCCACAATAACCTCCAAGCCAACACAAGTGACGTCTTCAGCACCATCCATCCCGCCAACAAAAATGATGTCTTCAGGACCATCTGCCAAACCAACACAAATGACTTTTTCAGCACCATCCAGTGCTCAACCCACCAAAGTTCTATCCGCAAATTCATTCACTAAACCAACCACTAAATCATCTTCAGAAAAACCAGTGCTGTATCCTGGTGAATCGGACAAAATTACACTTCCAACAGAAAAAGTAGAATTAGAAGATCCAGGAGTAACTGGAAAAAGAGCTGAGAGAGTAGGAGGATTGCAAATGAAAGTAATGGCTGTAGTTATTGCAGTTGCTATAATAGTCATTGCAGGGATGGTTGCTGTGTTTATCATTCTAAAGAAACG CTCGCGGAAAGAAAGAGGAAGCCCTCTTCCAACAATCACTTTCACATCTGATAAAGAATATGCCACTCCAGCAAATGGcaccaaaaaaag GTTTCCTCGTGATTCGAAAGCCAATCCATATGAAACTGTAAATATCCTTTATCGAAG ttCGGATAGCTCCGAGAACTCTACCATTGGTGAAAAAGAAGTTTCCTCAAGTGACAG CTGTCCCGTGGATCAGGATCGGGACTCTCCTAAGATAACTGAAAATCCCCTTTACATCGG tttttctCCGCCAGTCAAAAGCACTGCTGCAGTAGGATACCAATT GATTAAACCACCGAACGGGGCTGCACAGAGTCATTACAG CCTTCCAGTTAAAAAGACTCCAAAAGTGACATCCATCGAAAATCCCAACTACGAGAAGACGTTACCAGTAACG